Proteins found in one Arachis stenosperma cultivar V10309 chromosome 8, arast.V10309.gnm1.PFL2, whole genome shotgun sequence genomic segment:
- the LOC130946857 gene encoding BEL1-like homeodomain protein 11, with amino-acid sequence MSNSMTNQNQFEGQELDAAYGSCLRNNPAFTTESIGGVFSIMEPHHHALASGSEMSHTRHLMDLLGAAANESNHHHHNHHQRRPQGLSLSLGSHMIVPSHDEYSRHNSRSFVNGFMNPNNYFIPAQDSRAVENNLTSDYYFNSATTTTTFASSSASFGSESFAALIGNSRYLKPVQSLLEDLVDVGGNVVDRINDKYVEKLFHGGRNSSRTLSSQFRNNINTGVLSAEKQEHQIKIAKLISLLDEVEGRYEKYYHQMEQVVASFEMIAGEGAAKCYTALALQAMARHFCNLRDAIMSQINLEKKKLLQDLPKQLNNGLSQLSLFDRDTSRQSRMSSLQQLGMIQSQRSQQVWRPIRGLPETSVAILRSWLFEHFLHPYPNDSEKLMLASQTGLTKNQVSNWFINARVRLWKPMIEEMYEQEFGDSSEDSNPQPDFTTDDATHCHHHDSN; translated from the exons ATGTCAAACTCCATGACCAATCAAAACCAATTTGAGGGGCAAGAGTTAGATGCTGCTTATGGTTCTTGTTTGAGAAACAACCCTGCATTCACTACTGAGTCCATAGGAGGAGTGTTTTCCATTATGGAACCTCACCATCATGCACTAGCTTCAGGCTCTGAGATGAGTCACACAAGGCATTTGATGGATCTTCTTGGAGCAGCTGCTAATGAGagcaatcatcatcatcataatcatcACCAACGACGACCTCAAGGGCTCTCTCTTTCCTTAGGGTCTCACATGATTGTTCCTTCTCATGATGAATACAGTAGGCATAATAGTAGATCCTTCGTTAATGGTTTCATGAACCCCAATAATTACTTCATCCCTGCCCAAGATTCAAGGGCAGTGGAGAATAATCTAACCAGTGACTACTACTTCAACAgtgccaccaccaccactactTTTGCTTCATCTTCTGCCTCTTTTGGAAGTGAATCTTTTGCTGCTCTCATTGGGAACTCTAGGTACCTCAAACCAGTACAGTCCCTTCTTGAAGATCTTGTTGATGTTGGTGGAAACGTGGTTGATAGAATCAATGACAAGTATGTGGAGAAGTTGTTCCATGGTGGCAGGAACAGTTCCCGAACACTCTCCTCACAGTTCAGGAACAACATAAACACTGGTGTCTTGTCAGCTGAAAAACAAGAACATCAAATCAAGATTGCAAAATTGATTTCTTTGTTGGACGAG GTAGAAGGGAGGTATGAGAAATACTACCATCAAATGGAACAAGTGGTGGCATCGTTTGAGATGATAGCAGGTGAAGGAGCAGCAAAATGTTACACTGCATTGGCACTACAAGCCATGGCTAGGCACTTCTGCAACCTCAGAGATGCAATAATGTCACAGATAAATTTGGAGAAAAAGAAACTGTTGCAAGATTTGCCTAAACAACTCAACAATGGGTTATCTCAACTAAGCCTATTTGATAGAGACACAAGTAGACAAAGCAGAATGTCTTCTCTCCAACAACTTGGGATGATCCAAAGTCAACGCAGCCAACAAGTTTGGAGACCCATCAGAGGCTTACCTGAAACCTCTGTTGCAATTCTACGTTCTTGGCTCTTTGAGCACTTTCTCCACCC TTATCCTAATGATTCTGAGAAATTAATGTTAGCGTCCCAGACAGGTTTAACTAAAAACCAA GTGTCGAATTGGTTCATAAATGCAAGGGTACGGCTATGGAAACCAATGATAGAAGAAATGTACGAACAAGAGTTTGGAGACTCTTCAGAAGACTCCAACCCACAACCTGATTTCACCACCGATGATGCTACTCACTGCCACCACCACGATTCAAATTAA
- the LOC130944532 gene encoding BEL1-like homeodomain protein 7: MYPNQAFSSGSYAEMLSGNPLLSHNYNNNGSVGAPNMVDPACNSFVGGEQNVHGQGLSLSLGTSVPSFQYQYDGTTAAAECMVSLSSGGFHESAKREGLYNSNNSDPCIQGSFSNGVLNSHYLKAAQELLDEIVGVRKALLKQPGMEKQEKFNNGIDGGSKDSDGKCNSQSLQNNVKPPNELSAEERQSLLEKKTKLLTLLDEVDKKYRQYCHQMQIVVSSFDMVAGCGAAEPYTWLALRTISRHFRSLRDAISGQIQVIQRCLGEQEGIPRLRYVDQQLRQQKALQQLGVMRQAWRPQRGLPETSVSILRAWLFEHFLHPYPKDSEKIMLARQTGLTRNQVANWFINARVRLWKPMVEEMYKEEFGDSDNISCNIPSEGIVKRKRDDAEASDNKGEDDSQDNLVTIADSVQQEGHFHKHTSCSVDENNNNGVYSCGSIMGCSTSPAAYDFAELGNFTSTMGGHVSLALELRNCERDGFGGMSDNDGIHKKRRNHNQGLASSSSSSSPETDHLLDYHFTDSGKQQHRFSSNPHLLHEFVV, translated from the exons ATGTATCCCAACCAAGCATTCTCTTCAGGATCCTATGCTGAGATGTTGTCTGGGAATCCTTTATTGTCTCATAACTACAACAATAATGGATCCGTTGGAGCACCAAACATGGTTGATCCAGCATGTAATTCTTTTGTAGGAGGTGAACAAAATGTACATGGCCAAGGGTTATCTCTTAGTCTAGGTACATCTGTTCCTTCCTTTCAATACCAGTATGATGGAACTACTGCTGCTGCTGAATGCATGGTATCTTTATCTTCTGGAGGCTTTCATGAAAGTGCCAAAAGAGAGGGTTTGTACAATTCCAATAACTCTGATCCATGCATTCAAGGATCATTCTCAAACGGTGTATTGAACTCACACTATCTTAAGGCAGCACAGGAGTTACTTGATGAAATAGTTGGTGTCCGAAAGGCTTTGTTGAAGCAACCTGGaatggagaaacaagaaaagttCAATAATGGCATTGATGGTGGCTCCAAGGATTCTGATGGAAAATGTAACAGTCAATCTCTGCAAAATAATGTCAAACCTCCTAATGAATTATCAGCTGAAGAACGCCAGAGTTTATTGGAAAAGAAGACAAAGCTTCTGACCTTGTTGGATGAG GTGGATAAGAAATACAGACAGTACTGTCATCAGATGCAGATTGTGGTGTCATCTTTCGACATGGTTGCCGGATGTGGAGCTGCTGAACCTTACACATGGCTTGCATTGCGCACCATATCTCGCCATTTTCGGAGCTTGCGTGATGCAATCAGTGGACAAATTCAAGTGATACAGAGGTGCCTTGGGGAACAAGAAGGGATTCCACGTCTTCGTTATGTTGATCAACAGCTTAGACAGCAAAAGGCACTTCAGCAACTTGGTGTAATGAGACAAGCTTGGAGGCCTCAGAGGGGTCTCCCCGAAACCTCTGTCTCAATACTTCGCGCTTGGCTTTTCGAGCATTTTCTTCACCC GTATCCCAAGGATTCAGAGAAAATCATGCTGGCAAGACAGACAGGCCTGACCAGAAACCAG GTGGCAAATTGGTTCATCAATGCACGGGTGCGGCTATGGAAGCCGATGGTTGAAGAAATGTATAAAGAAGAGTTTGGTGATTCTGATAACATAAGCTGCAATATTCCATCCGAAGGCATTGTGAAACGTAAAAGAGATGATGCTGAAGCCTCTGATAACAAAGGGGAAGATGATTCACAAGACAATTTAGTAACCATTGCTGATAGTGTCCAACAAGAAGGGCATTTTCATAAACATACATCATGTTCCGTGGATGAGAACAACAATAATGGGGTTTATAGTTGTGGAAGCATAATGGGTTGTAGCACTAGTCCTGCTGCATATGATTTTGCAGAGTTGGGTAACTTTACATCTACCATGGGTGGCCACGTTTCTCTTGCATTGGAATTGAGGAACTGTGAAAGGGATGGGTTTGGTGGCATGTCTGATAATGATGGCATCCACAAGAAAAGACGTAATCATAATCAGGGTttggcttcttcttcttcttcttcctccccaGAGACTGATCACCTGCTAGATTATCATTTCACAGATTCAGGAAAGCAACAACACAGGTTCAGCAGCAACCCTCATCTTCTGCATGAGTTTGTTGTCTGA